A genomic region of Caulobacter vibrioides contains the following coding sequences:
- a CDS encoding SDR family oxidoreductase, which translates to MQNLFSLEGRVALVTGGSRGIGAMIVKGFLTHGAKRVYITARKAAACDAAAEELSQYGECVSLPGDVSTMEGIQGLAARIKEREPKLDILVNNAGAAWGADFDAFPESGWDKTVDLNMKTPFFLTQALIGELRAAAKDRVAKVINVASIDGQSVTKDETYPYGASKAGLLHMTKRMALRLAPENIAVSCIAPGAFASDMNKVARDHADAVAKMIPAGRIGEAEDMAGAAIYLASRAGDYVMGGAVTVDGGVSFAR; encoded by the coding sequence ATGCAGAATCTCTTTTCGCTCGAGGGCCGCGTCGCCCTGGTCACGGGCGGCTCGCGCGGCATCGGCGCGATGATCGTCAAGGGCTTCCTGACCCACGGCGCCAAGCGCGTCTACATCACCGCCCGCAAGGCCGCCGCCTGTGACGCCGCCGCCGAGGAGCTGAGCCAGTACGGCGAGTGCGTCTCGCTGCCGGGCGACGTCTCGACCATGGAAGGCATCCAGGGCTTGGCCGCCCGCATCAAGGAACGCGAGCCCAAGCTCGACATCCTGGTCAACAACGCCGGCGCGGCCTGGGGCGCGGACTTTGACGCGTTCCCGGAGAGCGGCTGGGACAAGACGGTCGATCTGAACATGAAGACGCCGTTCTTCCTGACCCAGGCCCTGATCGGCGAGCTGCGCGCGGCGGCCAAGGACCGGGTGGCCAAGGTGATCAACGTCGCTTCGATCGACGGCCAGTCGGTGACCAAGGACGAGACCTATCCCTATGGCGCCTCCAAGGCGGGCCTGCTGCACATGACCAAGCGGATGGCCCTGCGTCTGGCGCCGGAGAACATCGCCGTCAGCTGCATCGCGCCGGGCGCCTTCGCCTCGGACATGAACAAGGTCGCCCGCGACCACGCCGACGCCGTGGCCAAGATGATCCCCGCCGGCCGCATCGGTGAAGCCGAGGACATGGCCGGGGCGGCCATCTACCTGGCCTCGCGGGCGGGTGACTATGTGATGGGCGGTGCGGTGACCGTCGACGGCGGCGTCAGCTTCGCGCGCTAA
- the bioF gene encoding 8-amino-7-oxononanoate synthase encodes MRSLDAFADDKLAALDTKSLRRRLTPTRRHDGAVVERDGKRLVSFSCNDYLNLSQHPLVRAAAAEAALNYGAGAAASRLVTGDHPLLSDLEKRLARLKGAEAACVFGSGYLANTGVIPTLVGPGDVVLIDALAHACIWAGAQLSGAKVIKFAHNDPADLERLLLSERGKARHAMVATDGVFSMDGDIAPLDVLSDLCERHDAWLLSDDAHGVGVLAGGRGSGALFPNAKIPLQMGTLSKALGSYGGYLCGSQAVVDLLKTRARTLVYATGLPPASVAAALAALDLIEADPTITKAPLAKARLFTQRLGLPEACSSIVPVVLGSAESALAASASLQDQGFLVVAIRPPTVPEGTARLRVAFSAAHDDTDVIRLVDAIAELRGAGS; translated from the coding sequence ATGCGTAGCCTCGACGCCTTCGCCGACGACAAGCTGGCGGCTCTCGACACCAAGAGCCTGAGGCGGCGCCTGACCCCGACGCGCCGCCATGACGGCGCGGTGGTCGAGCGCGACGGCAAACGTCTGGTTTCGTTTTCCTGCAACGACTACCTCAACCTCTCGCAGCACCCCCTGGTTCGCGCAGCGGCGGCCGAGGCCGCGCTGAACTACGGCGCCGGCGCGGCGGCCTCCCGTCTGGTCACGGGCGACCATCCGCTGCTCTCCGACCTCGAAAAGCGGTTGGCCAGGCTGAAGGGCGCCGAAGCGGCCTGCGTCTTTGGCTCGGGCTACCTGGCCAACACGGGCGTCATTCCGACCCTGGTCGGCCCCGGCGATGTCGTGCTCATCGACGCCCTGGCCCACGCCTGCATCTGGGCCGGCGCGCAGTTGTCCGGCGCCAAGGTGATCAAGTTCGCGCACAATGATCCGGCCGACCTTGAACGCCTTCTCCTGTCCGAACGTGGAAAAGCGCGCCACGCAATGGTGGCGACCGATGGCGTCTTCTCGATGGACGGGGACATCGCGCCGCTCGATGTGCTGTCGGACCTCTGTGAGCGCCATGACGCCTGGCTGCTCAGCGACGACGCCCACGGCGTGGGCGTACTGGCCGGCGGAAGGGGCTCGGGGGCCCTGTTTCCGAACGCCAAGATCCCGCTGCAGATGGGCACGCTGTCGAAGGCGCTAGGGTCCTACGGCGGCTATCTCTGCGGCTCCCAGGCGGTGGTCGATCTCCTGAAGACCCGCGCGCGCACCCTGGTGTACGCCACCGGCCTGCCCCCGGCGTCTGTCGCCGCCGCGCTTGCGGCGCTGGACCTTATCGAGGCCGATCCGACGATCACCAAGGCTCCGCTGGCCAAGGCGCGACTGTTCACGCAGCGACTGGGTCTGCCCGAGGCCTGCAGCTCGATTGTTCCGGTTGTACTGGGCTCGGCCGAAAGCGCCCTCGCCGCCTCCGCGAGCCTTCAGGATCAGGGCTTCCTCGTCGTTGCGATCCGGCCGCCGACCGTTCCCGAAGGCACGGCGCGCCTGCGGGTCGCGTTCAGCGCCGCCCATGACGACACGGACGTGATCCGCCTGGTGGACGCCATCGCCGAACTGCGGGGAGCCGGTTCATGA
- a CDS encoding flagellar motor protein MotB, translated as MAVNSEQPIIIKKVKKGGGHGHHGGAWKVAYADFVTAMMAFFLLMWLLNTTSPEQKQGIADYFAPASISSTTSGSGGILGGTSLGDDGAKADGKLSVVQQMAPEAQDVTKEAQSSETANLDSASEQALRDALAKKEQDSFASAAQSLRQSLQDMPELAELSKQILIDQTPEGLRIQLVDQEGRSMFKENSREPNDRARVLLRAVAKVITQLPNRVTISGHTSANAFGKKQDGDWALSAQRADASRQVLRGAGVDDDRIYQVSGKANSEPLYADDPTLAGNRRISIVLLREKPVLPDGL; from the coding sequence ATGGCGGTCAACAGCGAACAGCCGATCATCATCAAGAAGGTCAAGAAGGGCGGCGGCCATGGTCACCATGGCGGCGCCTGGAAGGTGGCCTATGCCGACTTCGTGACGGCGATGATGGCCTTCTTCCTGTTGATGTGGCTGCTGAACACAACCAGCCCGGAACAGAAGCAGGGCATCGCTGACTATTTCGCGCCGGCTTCGATCTCGTCCACCACCAGCGGCTCCGGCGGCATCCTGGGCGGTACGTCGCTGGGCGACGACGGCGCCAAGGCCGACGGCAAGCTGTCGGTCGTCCAACAGATGGCGCCCGAGGCCCAGGACGTCACCAAGGAAGCCCAGAGCAGCGAAACGGCCAATCTGGACTCGGCCAGCGAGCAGGCTTTGCGCGACGCCCTGGCCAAGAAGGAACAGGACAGCTTCGCCTCGGCCGCACAGTCCCTGCGGCAGTCGCTGCAGGACATGCCCGAACTGGCCGAGCTGTCGAAGCAGATCCTGATAGACCAGACGCCCGAAGGCCTGCGCATCCAGCTGGTCGACCAGGAGGGGCGCTCGATGTTCAAGGAGAACTCGCGCGAGCCCAATGACCGCGCCCGGGTTCTACTTCGCGCCGTCGCCAAGGTGATCACCCAGCTTCCGAACCGCGTGACCATCTCGGGCCACACCAGCGCCAACGCCTTCGGCAAGAAGCAGGACGGCGACTGGGCGCTCTCGGCCCAGCGCGCGGACGCCTCTCGTCAGGTGCTGCGCGGTGCGGGCGTCGACGACGACCGCATCTATCAGGTCTCCGGCAAGGCCAATTCCGAACCGCTCTATGCCGACGACCCGACCCTGGCGGGCAACCGCCGGATCTCGATCGTTCTGCTGCGAGAAAAACCTGTGCTGCCCGACGGGCTGTGA
- a CDS encoding NAD(P)H-dependent flavin oxidoreductase: MTNRVLAHTGAKYPIIQAPMGWIARYQLASAVSRAGGLGIIETSSGETENCKAEITKMAQSGLPFGVNLPIMFLRDDAMLRFVCDSGVKFVTTSAGSPAKFIGPLKDAGIVVYHAVPTVDAAVKCVEVGVDGLVVEGAEGGGFKNPEEVSTLVLLQAIREKVDVPLVAAGGICDGRGMAAAFALGAEAVQMGTRFVSSAESPVHANYKAAITGAKETGTWVLNKKASPCIRAIKSDLTKEIHDAGVMPPDVLKNILGVYFGGDMEAAPALAGQTVGLINEVKPVQDIIDETVAQFHQITGRLGALAAAGGF; the protein is encoded by the coding sequence ATGACCAACCGCGTGCTTGCCCATACCGGGGCGAAATATCCGATCATCCAGGCCCCGATGGGCTGGATCGCCCGCTATCAACTGGCCAGCGCCGTCTCCCGCGCCGGAGGCCTCGGGATTATCGAGACCTCGTCCGGCGAAACCGAGAATTGCAAGGCCGAGATCACCAAGATGGCCCAGAGCGGCCTGCCGTTCGGGGTGAACCTGCCGATCATGTTCCTGCGCGACGACGCTATGTTGCGGTTCGTCTGCGACAGCGGGGTCAAGTTCGTGACCACCTCGGCCGGCAGTCCGGCCAAGTTCATCGGCCCGCTGAAGGACGCCGGCATCGTCGTCTACCACGCCGTGCCGACCGTCGACGCGGCGGTGAAGTGCGTGGAGGTGGGTGTCGATGGCCTCGTGGTCGAGGGCGCCGAGGGCGGTGGGTTCAAGAACCCCGAGGAGGTCTCGACCCTGGTCCTGCTGCAGGCCATCCGCGAGAAGGTCGACGTGCCGCTGGTCGCCGCCGGCGGCATCTGCGACGGGCGCGGCATGGCCGCCGCCTTCGCCCTGGGCGCTGAGGCGGTACAGATGGGCACTCGCTTCGTCAGCTCGGCCGAGAGCCCTGTGCACGCCAACTACAAGGCCGCGATCACAGGGGCCAAGGAGACGGGCACCTGGGTTCTGAACAAGAAGGCCAGCCCCTGCATCCGGGCGATCAAGTCTGACCTGACCAAGGAAATCCACGACGCGGGCGTCATGCCGCCGGACGTGCTGAAGAACATCCTCGGCGTCTATTTCGGCGGCGACATGGAGGCCGCGCCGGCCCTGGCCGGTCAGACCGTCGGCCTGATCAATGAGGTCAAGCCCGTCCAGGACATCATCGACGAGACCGTCGCCCAGTTCCACCAGATCACCGGGCGCCTCGGCGCCCTGGCCGCCGCCGGCGGCTTCTAG
- a CDS encoding serine hydrolase domain-containing protein, producing MAVRNLIKASLLAAVLASGPLTAVANPSGPSIAVAAPESVGFAPEGLKKLDAHMQGLVDKGHLPGVTTMLVRHGKVVNFEVHGKKGFDGPPMTKDTVFRIYSQTKPVTGVAMMILFEEGKWTLDDPVSKFIPEFANLQVYKGVKADGSFETVPAERPPTMRELMSHSAGFAYGLTPDNPLDKAYADKVLGARSRADFVKAIAEIPLVDQPGKRWKYSIAVDIQGLIVEKLTGMSLADFMKARIFDPLKMKDTGFWLPAEKADRLASLYVWSPKVNKLVPADGYMVLDITKPPAMASGGGGLVSTNADYARFAQMLLNGGELDGARILKPETVTLMRTNALSDTIMNSSEPPFNTARGRGFGLDFALVLDSAKAGPQGEGTYSWGGAAGTWFWIDPKNDLFFLGMIHILNKGGDPAIKDIDDDSAKLVYDALIDPKK from the coding sequence TTGGCGGTTCGTAACTTGATCAAGGCGAGCTTACTGGCGGCGGTGCTGGCGAGCGGCCCGCTGACGGCGGTCGCCAATCCAAGCGGTCCGTCCATTGCCGTCGCCGCGCCCGAGAGCGTCGGGTTCGCCCCGGAGGGCCTCAAGAAGCTCGACGCCCACATGCAGGGCCTCGTCGACAAGGGCCATCTGCCGGGCGTGACCACCATGCTGGTGCGCCACGGCAAGGTCGTGAACTTCGAGGTTCACGGCAAGAAGGGCTTCGATGGCCCGCCGATGACCAAGGACACGGTCTTCCGTATCTATTCGCAGACCAAACCGGTCACCGGCGTCGCGATGATGATCCTCTTCGAAGAGGGCAAGTGGACGCTGGACGATCCGGTCAGCAAGTTCATCCCCGAGTTCGCCAACCTGCAGGTCTACAAGGGCGTGAAGGCCGATGGGTCGTTCGAGACGGTCCCGGCTGAGCGCCCGCCGACGATGCGCGAACTGATGAGCCATTCGGCGGGCTTCGCCTATGGCCTCACGCCCGACAACCCGCTCGACAAGGCCTATGCCGACAAGGTGCTGGGCGCGCGCTCGCGGGCTGACTTCGTCAAGGCGATCGCCGAGATCCCCCTGGTGGACCAGCCCGGCAAGCGCTGGAAGTACAGCATCGCCGTCGATATCCAGGGGTTGATCGTCGAGAAGCTGACCGGCATGTCGCTGGCCGACTTCATGAAGGCCCGCATCTTCGACCCGCTGAAGATGAAGGACACCGGCTTCTGGCTGCCCGCCGAGAAGGCCGACCGTTTGGCGTCGCTCTATGTGTGGAGCCCGAAGGTCAACAAGCTGGTCCCGGCGGACGGCTACATGGTGCTCGACATCACCAAGCCGCCGGCCATGGCCTCGGGCGGCGGCGGTCTGGTCTCGACCAACGCCGACTACGCCCGCTTCGCCCAGATGCTGCTGAATGGCGGAGAACTGGACGGCGCCCGCATCCTGAAGCCCGAGACCGTGACGCTGATGCGCACCAACGCGCTGAGCGACACGATCATGAATTCTAGCGAACCGCCGTTCAACACGGCGCGCGGGCGCGGTTTCGGCCTCGACTTCGCCCTCGTGCTCGACAGCGCCAAGGCCGGGCCGCAAGGCGAGGGAACCTACAGCTGGGGCGGCGCGGCCGGCACCTGGTTCTGGATCGACCCGAAGAACGATCTGTTCTTCCTGGGCATGATTCACATCCTGAACAAGGGCGGCGATCCGGCGATCAAGGACATCGACGATGATAGCGCTAAGCTCGTCTACGACGCGCTGATCGATCCGAAGAAATAG
- the bioD gene encoding dethiobiotin synthase, whose product MKALFVAGTGTDLGKTHVACALLAAARSRGLTVEAFKPVVSGFDPHAPDDSDPARLARALGRPEAWAEVSPRRYRAPLAPNLAARLEGDTLRMDDLVADCRDWLSTRDVELALIEGAGGVMSPMTDEATNLDLMAALGLPVLLVAGSYLGTASHLLTALEVVRARGLTIAAIVVSENLDAPDLDQTLALLRAFEQQAPILSAPRAATWDADALVDTLLA is encoded by the coding sequence ATGAAGGCGCTCTTCGTCGCCGGTACGGGAACCGACCTGGGAAAGACCCATGTCGCGTGTGCTCTGCTCGCGGCTGCGCGCTCGCGGGGCCTGACGGTCGAGGCCTTCAAGCCCGTGGTCAGCGGCTTTGATCCGCACGCGCCCGACGACAGCGATCCTGCCCGACTCGCCCGAGCCCTGGGCCGCCCCGAGGCCTGGGCCGAGGTCTCGCCGCGTCGCTACAGGGCGCCGCTGGCGCCGAACCTCGCCGCGCGGCTCGAAGGCGACACCCTGCGGATGGACGACCTCGTCGCCGACTGCCGGGACTGGCTCTCGACGCGCGACGTCGAGCTCGCCCTGATCGAAGGCGCTGGCGGGGTGATGTCGCCCATGACCGACGAGGCGACCAATCTCGACCTGATGGCGGCGCTCGGCCTGCCGGTGCTGCTGGTGGCGGGCAGCTATCTCGGCACGGCCAGCCACCTGCTCACGGCGCTTGAGGTGGTTCGCGCGCGCGGCCTGACCATCGCGGCGATCGTCGTCAGCGAAAACCTGGACGCACCGGACCTGGATCAGACGCTCGCCCTGCTCCGCGCGTTCGAACAGCAGGCGCCGATCCTGAGCGCGCCGCGCGCCGCGACCTGGGACGCAGACGCGCTGGTCGACACCCTGCTGGCTTAA
- a CDS encoding quinone oxidoreductase family protein, giving the protein MKAAVYYETGAPDVLRYEDVADPACHAQGVVIRVEAVSIEGGDTLNRGGGQMAGVPHIVGYQAAGEIVEVGAEVSHLKVGQKVVTVNAFGSHAELRSAPARNAWPIPEGFDLHKAAAIPVPFGTAHECLFGAGRLKAGETVLVQAGAGAVGLAAIQLAKQAGATVLASASSDERLERLKPFGMDHGINYQRDDLVEQVMKLTGGKGVDLVVDPVGGATLPGSLAALGYRGRVSLVGNAGREPMKVDVGSLMGGNRSLTGVFLGAEIMTDRVHDMIQDLIEKAARGELEVVIDRTFPLSEAAAAHAYIESRQAVGRVLLIP; this is encoded by the coding sequence ATGAAGGCGGCTGTCTATTACGAAACCGGCGCGCCGGATGTGCTGCGCTACGAGGACGTGGCGGATCCCGCTTGCCACGCACAAGGCGTCGTCATCCGCGTTGAGGCGGTCAGCATCGAGGGTGGCGACACCCTCAATCGCGGTGGCGGCCAGATGGCGGGCGTCCCGCATATCGTCGGCTATCAGGCGGCGGGCGAGATCGTCGAGGTCGGCGCCGAGGTCTCGCACCTGAAGGTCGGCCAGAAGGTCGTCACGGTAAACGCCTTCGGCTCGCACGCCGAACTGCGCTCGGCGCCGGCGCGTAACGCGTGGCCGATCCCCGAGGGCTTTGACCTGCACAAGGCCGCCGCTATTCCGGTGCCCTTCGGCACGGCGCACGAGTGCCTGTTTGGGGCCGGGCGCCTGAAGGCCGGCGAGACGGTTCTGGTGCAGGCCGGCGCCGGCGCCGTGGGCCTTGCCGCCATCCAGCTGGCCAAGCAGGCCGGCGCGACGGTTCTGGCCTCGGCGTCCAGCGACGAACGCCTGGAGCGCCTGAAGCCGTTCGGTATGGACCACGGGATCAACTATCAGCGCGATGATCTGGTCGAGCAGGTCATGAAGCTGACCGGCGGCAAGGGCGTCGATCTGGTCGTCGATCCCGTCGGCGGCGCGACGCTGCCCGGAAGCCTGGCGGCCTTGGGCTATCGTGGCCGCGTCTCGCTGGTGGGCAACGCCGGCCGCGAGCCGATGAAGGTCGATGTCGGTTCCCTGATGGGCGGCAATCGCAGCCTCACCGGCGTGTTCCTGGGCGCCGAGATCATGACCGATCGCGTCCACGACATGATCCAGGACCTGATCGAGAAGGCCGCTCGCGGCGAGCTTGAGGTCGTCATCGACCGCACCTTCCCGCTGTCCGAAGCCGCCGCCGCCCACGCCTATATCGAAAGCCGCCAGGCCGTCGGCCGCGTGCTGCTCATTCCCTGA
- a CDS encoding serine hydrolase domain-containing protein — protein MSSGRLRRRALSLLAGAFGCAAVVATPALALPKGKPEETGFNAERLRRLDDHMQIMVDRGQIAGGVTVLARHGRVVHARAFGRRELGGDPMPMDAIFRIRSETKPVTGVAMMMLYEQGLWRLDDPVSQHVPEFANLRIASGVDESGQPILTPVSRSPTMRELMTHTAGFAYGLADDPSSLADQAYYRAGVLQSASLTDLVQKVSGLPMFSEPGRLWRYSVAADIQGYIVEKLSGQSLPVFMQERIFTPLGMKDTAFYVPEEKMVRLAALYDADPATGQLVPAIEGAWRDVTKPPAAPLGGGGLVSTAGDFSRFAQMILNKGELDGVRVLKPETVTLMTQNHLPEGFVVTTNGTAGVLAPSARPFPFAAGMGYGIDMAVAVDPAASGAPVGPGTVSWGGSAGTWFWIDPANNLFFVGMIQRLGGVGPGLDAQSRTLVYQALERPPVPPVQVSSKSPAKPTVSR, from the coding sequence ATGAGCTCGGGGCGGTTGCGTCGCCGCGCGTTGAGCCTGTTGGCCGGCGCCTTCGGCTGCGCGGCCGTCGTGGCCACGCCTGCGCTGGCGCTGCCGAAGGGCAAGCCAGAGGAAACCGGGTTCAACGCCGAGCGCCTGAGGCGTCTCGACGACCATATGCAGATCATGGTCGATCGGGGGCAGATCGCGGGCGGCGTGACCGTTCTGGCGCGTCATGGGCGGGTCGTGCACGCGCGCGCCTTCGGTCGCCGGGAGTTGGGCGGCGACCCCATGCCGATGGACGCGATCTTCCGCATCCGCTCGGAGACCAAACCCGTCACCGGCGTCGCCATGATGATGCTCTATGAGCAGGGCCTGTGGCGTCTGGACGACCCAGTCAGTCAGCACGTCCCGGAGTTCGCCAACCTCCGGATCGCCAGCGGCGTGGACGAGAGCGGACAGCCGATCCTGACGCCGGTCTCCAGGTCGCCGACCATGCGCGAGCTGATGACCCACACGGCGGGCTTCGCCTATGGCCTGGCCGATGATCCGAGCAGCCTCGCCGACCAGGCCTATTATCGCGCCGGGGTGCTGCAGTCGGCGTCGCTGACCGACCTTGTTCAGAAGGTCTCGGGTCTGCCGATGTTCTCCGAGCCCGGCCGGCTTTGGCGCTACAGCGTCGCGGCGGACATCCAGGGCTATATCGTCGAGAAGCTGTCGGGCCAGAGCCTGCCGGTGTTCATGCAGGAGCGCATCTTCACGCCGCTGGGCATGAAGGACACCGCCTTCTACGTGCCCGAGGAGAAGATGGTCCGTCTGGCGGCGCTCTACGACGCAGATCCGGCCACAGGGCAACTGGTCCCGGCCATCGAAGGCGCCTGGCGTGACGTCACCAAGCCGCCCGCCGCGCCCCTGGGCGGAGGCGGGTTGGTCTCGACCGCGGGAGACTTTTCCCGCTTCGCTCAGATGATCCTGAACAAGGGCGAGTTGGACGGTGTGAGGGTTCTCAAGCCGGAAACGGTGACGCTGATGACCCAGAACCATCTGCCGGAAGGGTTCGTGGTCACGACCAATGGCACGGCGGGCGTGCTGGCGCCGTCGGCCAGGCCTTTTCCGTTCGCGGCGGGCATGGGCTACGGGATCGATATGGCGGTGGCCGTCGACCCGGCCGCGTCCGGCGCGCCGGTCGGGCCTGGAACCGTCAGCTGGGGTGGCAGCGCAGGCACCTGGTTCTGGATCGACCCGGCCAACAACCTGTTCTTCGTCGGCATGATCCAGCGGCTCGGCGGCGTTGGCCCAGGTCTCGACGCCCAATCGCGGACCCTGGTCTACCAAGCGCTGGAGCGACCGCCCGTTCCGCCCGTCCAGGTCTCGTCGAAGTCGCCCGCCAAGCCGACGGTGTCGCGCTAG
- a CDS encoding arginyltransferase, translated as MTQHFPTRQLRFFLTAPTPCPYLPGREERKVFAHLPLSDGPVVNDSLTQVGFRRSQNIAYRPACETCRACQSARAPAAEYLLSRSERKILSRNDDLERHLVEAEATLEQFELLRRYLLARHADGGMAEMTWPDYVAMVEDTAVRTHLIEYRRKSLDRGPGDLVACVLVDVLADGLSLVYSFYQPDQPRRSLGSFIILDHIVQAQQNALPYVYLGYWVPGSEKMAYKARFSPLEILKPGGWSLMSARERGARPPRGPGALKDACDLPLSDAEPADIEDLG; from the coding sequence GTGACGCAGCATTTTCCGACGCGACAGCTTCGGTTCTTTCTGACGGCGCCCACGCCTTGCCCGTACCTGCCCGGTCGCGAGGAACGGAAGGTGTTCGCCCACCTGCCCCTTTCCGATGGACCTGTCGTCAACGACAGCCTGACCCAGGTGGGCTTCCGTCGCTCTCAGAACATCGCCTATCGCCCCGCCTGTGAGACGTGCCGCGCCTGTCAGTCGGCGCGCGCGCCGGCCGCCGAGTATCTGCTCTCGCGCTCGGAACGGAAAATCCTCAGCCGTAACGATGATCTCGAGCGGCACCTGGTCGAGGCCGAGGCCACGCTGGAGCAGTTCGAACTGCTGCGTCGCTATCTGCTGGCCCGCCACGCCGACGGCGGCATGGCCGAAATGACCTGGCCGGACTACGTGGCAATGGTCGAGGACACGGCGGTTCGAACCCATCTGATCGAGTATCGCCGCAAGTCACTGGACCGGGGCCCTGGCGATCTCGTCGCCTGCGTGCTGGTGGACGTGTTGGCTGACGGACTGTCGCTGGTCTACAGCTTCTATCAGCCGGACCAGCCGCGTCGCAGCCTGGGCTCGTTCATCATCCTAGATCACATCGTGCAGGCGCAGCAGAACGCCCTGCCCTATGTCTATCTCGGCTATTGGGTGCCCGGCAGCGAGAAGATGGCCTACAAGGCACGGTTCTCACCGCTGGAAATCCTCAAGCCCGGCGGCTGGTCGCTGATGTCGGCCCGCGAGCGCGGCGCGCGCCCCCCGCGTGGGCCGGGCGCTCTGAAGGACGCCTGCGACCTGCCGCTCAGCGACGCCGAGCCCGCCGACATCGAGGATCTGGGCTAG